A window from Variovorax sp. PBL-E5 encodes these proteins:
- a CDS encoding FAD-dependent oxidoreductase, whose amino-acid sequence MDATVNPSARTVETDVLVVGGGGSGLAAAIEAARAGRQVVLIEKNPQTGGSTGWSVGSITATRTPDQQRKGIVDDPQHHFEDMAKLAGALLPRDNLALRHTLVHNVTDTLAWLRSLGVEFFGPGAEPPHRLPRMHNVLPTSGSYVWHLTRAARRAGVDIHLSTRASRIVLDGDTVCGIEARDAHDRPVLYTARHGVVLAGGDYSGSVDFKTRYGSAALARVPAVNTTNTGDCQRMVLEIGGEVLNGDLILGPVMRFAPPPRKGLAQRVPPWAPITRTMAWMLHHLPSTIVRSLVMRFMTTVLGPEAALFADGVLLVDRNGERIQPIEGSLGKAVAAAPERSAWLIFDDRQAERYSAPPHAVSTAPGIAWAYFGDYVRTRPDLCTKAGDATALAKQLDMPPAALLASLNNSREPRMGPFHALGPIHSYVVLTDGGVRVTPELQVVVRGSIPVRGLYAAGSTGQGGLLLEGHGHHLGWAFTSGRIAGRHAAAATTTILSSTTLP is encoded by the coding sequence ATGGACGCCACCGTCAACCCTTCCGCTCGCACCGTCGAGACCGACGTGCTGGTCGTCGGTGGCGGCGGCTCCGGCCTGGCCGCTGCCATCGAAGCCGCGCGCGCCGGCCGCCAGGTGGTGCTGATCGAGAAGAACCCGCAGACCGGCGGCAGCACCGGCTGGTCGGTCGGCTCGATCACCGCGACGCGCACGCCCGACCAGCAACGCAAAGGTATCGTCGACGATCCGCAGCATCACTTCGAGGACATGGCCAAGCTGGCCGGTGCGCTGCTGCCGCGCGACAACCTCGCACTGCGGCACACGCTGGTGCACAACGTGACCGACACGTTGGCCTGGCTGCGCAGCCTGGGCGTGGAGTTCTTCGGCCCCGGCGCGGAGCCGCCGCACCGCCTGCCGCGCATGCACAACGTGCTGCCGACCTCGGGCTCCTATGTCTGGCACCTCACACGCGCCGCGCGCCGCGCCGGCGTCGACATCCACCTGTCGACGCGCGCCTCGCGCATCGTGCTCGACGGCGACACGGTGTGCGGCATCGAGGCGCGCGATGCACACGACCGGCCGGTGCTCTACACCGCGCGCCATGGCGTGGTGCTGGCCGGCGGCGACTACAGCGGCAGCGTCGACTTCAAGACCCGTTACGGCTCGGCGGCGCTGGCCCGCGTGCCGGCAGTCAACACGACCAACACCGGCGACTGCCAGCGCATGGTGCTCGAGATCGGCGGCGAGGTGCTCAACGGCGACCTGATCCTCGGCCCGGTGATGCGCTTCGCGCCGCCGCCGCGCAAGGGCCTGGCGCAGCGCGTTCCGCCCTGGGCGCCGATCACGCGCACCATGGCCTGGATGCTGCATCACCTGCCGAGCACGATCGTGCGTTCGCTGGTGATGCGCTTCATGACCACCGTGCTCGGGCCCGAGGCCGCGCTGTTCGCCGACGGCGTGCTGCTGGTCGACCGCAACGGCGAGCGCATCCAGCCGATCGAAGGCAGCCTCGGCAAGGCGGTGGCTGCGGCGCCCGAGCGCAGCGCCTGGCTGATCTTCGACGACCGGCAGGCCGAACGCTACAGCGCGCCGCCGCATGCGGTGTCGACCGCGCCGGGCATCGCCTGGGCCTACTTCGGCGACTACGTCCGCACGCGGCCCGACCTGTGCACGAAGGCCGGCGACGCAACGGCGCTGGCGAAGCAGCTGGACATGCCGCCGGCCGCGCTGCTGGCCTCGCTGAACAACAGCCGCGAACCGCGGATGGGACCTTTCCATGCGCTCGGCCCGATCCACAGCTACGTCGTGCTGACCGACGGCGGCGTCAGGGTCACGCCCGAACTGCAGGTCGTGGTGCGCGGCTCGATACCGGTGCGCGGCCTCTATGCCGCGGGCTCGACCGGCCAGGGCGGGCTGCTGCTCGAAGGGCACGGCCATCATCTGGGCTGGGCCTTCACCTCGGGCCGCATCGCTGGCCGGCATGCCGCCGCGGCGACCACCACCATCCTGTCCTCCACCACGTTGCCATGA